A window from Actinomycetota bacterium encodes these proteins:
- a CDS encoding TatD family hydrolase has protein sequence MIWVDSHCHLDSLEGDLTGALNRASEAGVTTMVTIGTDLPSSREAVRLASEHPGVYATVGIHPYDAEDFDEVVGAEIESLATRPRVVAIGEVGLDFYREHASPDSQHRAFAAQIELARRLDLPMVMHIREAFPQVVEQLNRAGAPGTLIFHCFSGGAPEARIAIEMGGYVSFAGNVSYKNAETLREAARVVPLDRLMIETDSPYLSPMPHRGKPNEPRNVADVGAAVAAALGLPVEEVAEATTANAMRAFGL, from the coding sequence TTGATCTGGGTCGACTCGCACTGCCACCTGGACTCGTTGGAGGGTGATCTGACCGGAGCCCTGAACCGGGCGTCGGAGGCCGGCGTCACGACGATGGTGACGATCGGAACCGACCTGCCGAGCAGCCGGGAGGCGGTCCGGCTGGCGTCAGAGCACCCCGGCGTCTACGCCACGGTGGGAATCCACCCGTACGACGCCGAGGACTTCGACGAGGTGGTCGGGGCCGAGATCGAGAGCCTGGCGACCCGGCCTAGGGTGGTGGCCATCGGGGAGGTGGGGCTTGACTTCTACCGGGAGCACGCCAGCCCGGACTCCCAACACCGTGCGTTCGCCGCCCAGATCGAGCTGGCCAGGCGGCTGGACCTCCCGATGGTCATGCACATCCGGGAGGCATTCCCCCAGGTCGTCGAGCAGCTGAACCGGGCGGGGGCTCCCGGCACGCTGATCTTTCACTGCTTCTCAGGGGGTGCGCCGGAGGCCCGGATTGCCATTGAAATGGGAGGCTACGTGTCGTTTGCGGGCAACGTCTCATACAAGAACGCCGAGACTCTCCGGGAAGCGGCCCGGGTGGTGCCGCTGGACCGACTGATGATCGAAACCGACTCGCCCTACCTGTCGCCGATGCCTCACCGTGGAAAGCCGAACGAGCCTCGCAACGTGGCCGACGTGGGCGCCGCGGTGGCGGCCGCCCTGGGGCTTCCGGTGGAGGAGGTCGCCGAAGCGACTACCGCCAACGCGATGCGAGCATTCGGCTTATAG
- a CDS encoding SRPBCC family protein, with protein sequence MNLNHYVFHAEWTVPADFETTFAALRDLPSYAQWWPEVKSVIPVYEDRAVVLIMGMLPYALEFLMEAEVADESTGTLRAALSGDLEGFSSWVVKAEDGGCRLIYNQEVEVTKKLLRVLAPIARPFFRLNHHVMMTRGEKGLRAHLSQAKA encoded by the coding sequence ATAAACCTCAACCACTATGTCTTCCACGCTGAGTGGACGGTGCCGGCGGACTTCGAGACCACCTTCGCGGCGCTGCGCGACCTGCCCTCCTACGCCCAGTGGTGGCCGGAGGTCAAAAGTGTGATCCCGGTGTACGAGGACCGGGCGGTGGTGCTGATCATGGGAATGCTTCCGTACGCCCTGGAGTTCTTGATGGAGGCCGAGGTTGCCGACGAGTCGACCGGCACGCTGAGGGCGGCCCTCTCCGGCGACCTCGAGGGGTTCTCCAGCTGGGTCGTAAAGGCGGAGGACGGCGGGTGCCGCCTGATCTACAACCAGGAGGTTGAGGTGACGAAGAAGCTGCTGCGGGTTCTGGCGCCGATCGCCCGCCCGTTCTTCCGGCTGAACCACCACGTGATGATGACCCGCGGCGAGAAAGGCCTGAGGGCGCACCTCTCTCAGGCCAAGGCTTGA
- the metG gene encoding methionine--tRNA ligase has product MNIDITSNTEKDDVIDADTDVKASKNTYYLTTPIYYVNDVPHIGHAYTTVNADFFARFHRLAGEKVFFLTGTDEHGQKIAQAAEANGVSPTEWADQILPRWKEVWERLEISYDDFIRTTEDRHTRPVQELVQRLYDQGDIYLDTYTGPYCVACEAFYQPSEIIDNLCPIHERPVEWLEEENYFFRLSAYADRLIELYETRPGFVQPDIRRNEVMSFVKGGLQDLSISRTSFSWGVPIPWDPKHVMYVWIDALQNYTTAVGQGRDPERFDSIWPADVHLIGKDILRQHAVIWPAVLMAAGLELPRMVFAHGFLTVGGKKMSKTSLTGISPHLLLDTFGADGYRYHFLREGTFGQDGPFSWEAMAARYNADLANDLGNLVSRSLAMTTNYFEAVVPEPAGNTELETTLQEVARRSGEEMAVKVRELNPSGALAEVFEFVRAVNHYIDDTTPWKLAKDPEQRERLATVIHTICEAIRQISVLISPAMPSASRRIREQLGVELEDPRPLFESLASGTSLVGTKVTKGASIFPRVEVEKPD; this is encoded by the coding sequence ACCAGCAACACAGAGAAAGACGACGTCATAGACGCTGACACAGACGTTAAAGCATCGAAGAACACCTACTACCTGACCACGCCGATTTACTACGTGAACGACGTGCCCCATATTGGACACGCATACACCACAGTAAACGCCGACTTCTTCGCGCGGTTCCACCGATTGGCGGGCGAAAAGGTCTTTTTTCTTACCGGGACCGACGAGCACGGGCAGAAGATCGCCCAGGCGGCGGAGGCCAACGGGGTGAGCCCCACCGAGTGGGCCGACCAGATCCTCCCCCGCTGGAAGGAGGTCTGGGAACGGCTGGAGATCTCCTACGACGACTTCATCCGGACCACCGAGGACCGCCACACCAGGCCGGTCCAGGAGCTGGTTCAGCGGCTGTACGACCAGGGCGACATCTACCTCGACACCTACACAGGCCCCTACTGCGTGGCGTGTGAGGCCTTCTACCAGCCGAGCGAGATCATCGACAACCTGTGTCCCATCCACGAGCGGCCGGTGGAGTGGCTCGAGGAGGAGAACTACTTCTTCCGTCTCTCCGCCTACGCCGACCGCCTGATCGAGCTCTACGAGACCCGGCCCGGCTTCGTCCAGCCCGACATCCGCCGCAACGAGGTCATGAGCTTCGTCAAAGGGGGACTGCAGGACCTTTCGATCTCCCGGACGTCGTTCTCCTGGGGTGTGCCGATCCCCTGGGACCCCAAACACGTCATGTACGTGTGGATCGACGCCCTGCAGAACTACACCACCGCAGTCGGCCAGGGGCGGGACCCCGAGCGGTTCGACAGCATCTGGCCCGCCGACGTGCACCTGATCGGAAAGGACATCCTGCGCCAGCACGCAGTGATCTGGCCGGCGGTCCTCATGGCCGCAGGTCTCGAGCTGCCCCGGATGGTGTTCGCCCACGGGTTCCTGACCGTTGGGGGCAAAAAGATGTCCAAGACCAGCCTGACCGGGATATCGCCCCACCTGCTCCTCGACACCTTCGGAGCCGACGGCTACCGCTACCACTTCCTGCGGGAGGGCACCTTCGGCCAGGACGGCCCGTTCTCCTGGGAAGCGATGGCCGCGCGCTACAACGCCGATCTGGCCAACGACCTGGGCAACCTGGTCAGCCGCTCGCTGGCGATGACCACAAACTACTTCGAGGCGGTCGTCCCCGAGCCGGCCGGCAACACCGAGCTGGAGACCACCCTGCAGGAGGTGGCGAGGAGATCCGGCGAGGAGATGGCAGTCAAGGTGCGGGAGCTGAACCCGTCCGGCGCTCTGGCCGAGGTCTTCGAGTTCGTCCGCGCGGTCAACCACTACATAGACGACACCACGCCCTGGAAGCTGGCCAAGGACCCCGAACAGCGGGAGCGACTGGCCACGGTCATCCACACCATCTGCGAGGCAATCCGGCAAATCTCGGTGCTGATCTCCCCCGCGATGCCCTCGGCCTCCCGCCGGATCCGCGAGCAGCTCGGTGTCGAGCTCGAGGACCCCCGGCCGCTCTTCGAGTCGCTCGCTTCGGGCACCTCGCTGGTGGGGACGAAGGTCACCAAGGGGGCCTCGATCTTCCCGCGGGTCGAGGTCGAGAAGCCCGATTGA
- the msrB gene encoding peptide-methionine (R)-S-oxide reductase MsrB, whose amino-acid sequence MEKVVKTEEEWRAELTPEQYRVLREKGTERPFTGAYVHNKADGMYQCGACGADLFSSDVKFDSGTGWPSFTEPVADGRVELKPDNSMFMRRTEVVCGACGGHLGHVFDDGPGPTGQRYCINSCSLKFEEKPGGE is encoded by the coding sequence TTGGAGAAGGTAGTCAAGACCGAAGAGGAGTGGCGCGCCGAGCTTACGCCCGAGCAGTACAGGGTCCTGCGGGAGAAGGGGACCGAGAGGCCCTTCACCGGCGCCTACGTCCACAACAAAGCCGACGGCATGTACCAGTGCGGCGCCTGCGGAGCGGACCTGTTCAGCTCCGACGTGAAGTTTGACTCCGGCACCGGCTGGCCGAGCTTCACCGAGCCGGTTGCCGATGGCCGGGTGGAGTTGAAGCCCGACAACAGCATGTTCATGCGGCGTACCGAGGTCGTTTGCGGAGCGTGCGGCGGCCACCTGGGCCACGTGTTCGACGACGGCCCCGGCCCGACGGGACAGCGCTACTGCATCAACTCCTGCTCGCTGAAGTTCGAAGAGAAGCCGGGCGGCGAGTAG